One genomic region from Candidatus Chlorobium masyuteum encodes:
- a CDS encoding ATP-dependent Clp protease ATP-binding subunit, with protein MEGNFSNRVQDVIRLSREEALRLGHDYIGTEHLLLGLIREGEGIGARILKNLKIDLFSLKQKIEESTHPKVPATLMGNVPLTKQAEKVLKITYLEAKIFKSNIIGTEHLLLSILKGDDNIAAQILEQFGVTYDLVKDELMNISSSSGDSDEPPMEGAFSSGSGERQQKKPEQRKGERTKTPVLDNFGRDITRLALDDKLDPIIGREKEIERVAQVLSRRKKNNPVLIGEPGVGKTAIAEGLALKIVQRKVSRVLYDKRVVALDLAALVAGTKYRGQFEERMKALMNELERSRDVILFIDELHTIIGAGGASGSLDASNIFKPALARGELQCIGATTLDEYRQYIEKDGALDRRFQKIMVEPTSVDETIQILNNIKSKYESHHHVNYSGDAIEKAVKLSERYITDRFLPDKAIDVMDEAGARVHLSNIHVPVEILELEKSIEEIKTEKNQVVKMQNFEEAARLRDKEKNLLESLDRAKQEWEERASESVYDVTEADITSVIAMMTGIPVDRVAQSESKKLLSMEADLTKEVIGQDEAIKKITKAIQRTRAGLKDPSRPIGSFIFLGPTGVGKTELAKALTRYIFDTEDAMIRADMSEYMEKFSVSRLVGAPPGYVGYEEGGQLTEKVRRKPYSVVLIDEIEKAHPDVFNILLQVLDEGVLTDGLGRKVDFRNTIIIMTSNIGAKDIKSFGAGAGMGFTAPDDSTGSYKAMKSTIEDALKRVFNPEFLNRIDDIVVFHPLEKQHIFKIIDITAGKLFKRIREMGIEVEIDEKAKEFLVDKGYDQKYGARPLKRALQKYVEDPLAEEMLKGRFTEGSTIRISFDEKENELRFLDGAAPAKKAKREKEA; from the coding sequence ATGGAAGGAAATTTTTCAAATAGAGTTCAGGATGTTATCCGTCTCAGCCGGGAGGAAGCCCTCCGGTTAGGACATGATTATATCGGTACCGAACATCTTCTTCTTGGTCTCATACGCGAAGGAGAAGGTATAGGGGCCAGAATACTGAAGAACCTCAAGATAGATCTTTTCAGCCTCAAGCAGAAAATTGAGGAGAGTACGCATCCGAAAGTTCCGGCTACCCTTATGGGGAACGTGCCTTTGACCAAGCAGGCAGAGAAGGTGCTTAAAATTACCTACCTTGAAGCCAAAATATTCAAGTCGAATATTATCGGCACGGAGCATCTGCTTCTCTCCATTCTTAAAGGTGATGATAACATTGCCGCCCAGATTCTTGAACAGTTCGGCGTGACCTATGATCTTGTCAAGGATGAGCTTATGAATATCTCAAGCAGCTCGGGCGATTCGGATGAGCCGCCGATGGAGGGCGCCTTCTCTTCAGGAAGCGGTGAACGTCAGCAAAAAAAGCCGGAACAGCGCAAAGGGGAGCGAACGAAGACCCCGGTTCTCGACAATTTCGGTCGTGATATCACCCGGCTCGCGCTTGATGACAAGCTGGATCCCATTATCGGCCGTGAAAAGGAGATAGAGCGTGTTGCCCAGGTTCTGAGCCGCCGCAAAAAGAACAACCCTGTGCTGATCGGCGAGCCCGGTGTCGGCAAGACGGCAATTGCCGAAGGCCTTGCCCTCAAGATTGTGCAGCGCAAGGTATCAAGGGTTCTCTATGACAAGCGTGTTGTTGCGCTTGATCTTGCAGCGCTTGTTGCCGGCACGAAATACAGGGGGCAGTTTGAAGAGAGAATGAAGGCACTTATGAACGAGCTTGAGCGATCACGGGATGTGATTCTCTTTATTGATGAGCTGCATACCATTATCGGTGCAGGCGGTGCATCGGGTTCGCTTGATGCAAGCAATATTTTCAAGCCGGCTCTTGCCCGCGGTGAATTGCAGTGTATAGGAGCCACTACGCTTGACGAGTACCGTCAGTATATCGAAAAAGACGGCGCGCTTGACCGGAGGTTTCAGAAGATCATGGTTGAGCCGACCTCTGTTGATGAGACCATCCAGATTCTCAACAACATCAAGTCGAAATATGAGTCACACCACCATGTAAACTATTCGGGGGATGCGATTGAGAAGGCGGTCAAGCTTTCCGAGCGCTATATCACCGATCGTTTTCTGCCTGACAAGGCAATTGATGTGATGGATGAGGCCGGAGCCCGTGTTCATTTAAGCAATATTCACGTTCCTGTTGAGATTCTTGAGCTTGAGAAATCCATTGAGGAGATCAAGACCGAAAAAAATCAGGTTGTGAAGATGCAGAACTTCGAGGAGGCCGCACGGCTTCGCGACAAGGAGAAGAACCTGCTTGAGTCGCTTGACCGGGCCAAACAGGAGTGGGAGGAGAGGGCTTCAGAAAGCGTGTACGATGTCACAGAAGCTGATATCACCTCCGTTATTGCCATGATGACCGGTATTCCTGTGGATCGGGTAGCTCAATCCGAGTCCAAGAAACTGCTCTCCATGGAGGCAGATCTTACCAAAGAGGTGATAGGGCAGGATGAGGCGATCAAAAAGATCACCAAGGCTATCCAGCGTACCCGTGCCGGACTGAAAGATCCTTCCCGTCCGATCGGCTCCTTTATTTTTCTCGGCCCTACCGGTGTCGGCAAGACCGAGCTTGCCAAGGCACTGACCCGCTATATCTTCGATACCGAGGATGCTATGATCAGGGCTGATATGAGCGAGTACATGGAGAAGTTCTCGGTCAGCCGGCTTGTCGGTGCACCTCCCGGATATGTCGGTTATGAAGAGGGGGGGCAGCTTACTGAAAAGGTTCGCCGCAAGCCCTACTCTGTGGTGCTCATTGATGAAATCGAGAAAGCGCATCCCGATGTGTTCAACATCCTGCTTCAGGTGCTTGATGAGGGTGTTCTGACCGACGGACTTGGGCGGAAAGTTGATTTCCGCAACACCATCATTATCATGACCTCCAATATCGGAGCCAAGGATATCAAGAGTTTTGGCGCCGGTGCAGGTATGGGCTTTACTGCGCCTGATGATTCAACAGGAAGTTACAAGGCGATGAAGTCCACCATTGAGGATGCCCTCAAACGGGTTTTCAATCCCGAGTTTCTGAACCGTATTGATGATATTGTCGTTTTTCACCCGCTCGAAAAGCAGCATATCTTCAAGATCATCGATATCACTGCAGGCAAGCTCTTCAAGCGGATTCGTGAGATGGGTATTGAGGTGGAGATTGATGAGAAAGCCAAGGAGTTTCTTGTTGACAAGGGTTATGACCAGAAGTATGGTGCCCGGCCGCTCAAACGGGCGCTGCAGAAATATGTGGAAGACCCGCTTGCCGAGGAGATGCTTAAAGGGCGGTTTACTGAGGGCAGTACCATCAGGATCTCGTTTGACGAGAAGGAGAATGAACTGCGGTTTCTTGATGGCGCGGCACCTGCTAAAAAAGCCAAGCGTGAAAAAGAGGCCTGA